The Macaca fascicularis isolate 582-1 chromosome 1, T2T-MFA8v1.1 genome includes a window with the following:
- the CCDC17 gene encoding coiled-coil domain-containing protein 17 isoform X1, translated as MDSHSGEPALLPCGTCDMVFCSSALLATHTQRFCIGHPTQEKTFGAQASVATEPQGAAVVPQDLQGLPDQQASKSALKRLTEEVQWLRLSLQEMRPWITEVPRVLAGSWTRSEARPQSPMSEAVGSPSERLRALLRTRARRVAETEAQSWALQRRGQELSRRLQAVACTRGGISRLFGLEQEIRELRTEAGRTRGVLEVLGARIQELQAEPGNPLSSGRKAKLYSPVLKANPGTLAAEIGALREAYIRDGGRDPGVLGQIWQLQVQASALELQRSQTRRGRAGATSGELPVVEAENRRLEAEILALQMQRSQAALGPRDLRLLWGASLQPKGRRDPPLLSPPVAPPLPPLPGFTEPQLPGTMTRNLGLDPHFLQPTSDVLGPAPYDPGAGLVIFYDFLRGLEASWIWVQLRTDLARDGQDTGGTTALPPAICLPPPPAPGPMGNCAILASRQPVPRLPPSPSVSLVCELQVWQGLAWARAPQPKAWVSLGLFDQDQRVLSGRWRLPLRALPLDPSLSLRQLNGIPQVSVVGGDWAYSKVQVQYHFISPQAGQAELFLRLVNARDAAVQTLAEINPASAHEYQYPPLVRAQLQLGTPQLPIPVWPAFIDYCMPVITNAFLFDPHISMKSYYVTDKEIKAGPG; from the exons ATGGACTCCCATTCTGGGGAGCCAGCGCTCCTGCCCTGTGGGACCTGTGACATGGTTTTCTGCTCCTCAGCTCTGTTAGCCACCCACACACAGCGCTTCTGCATTGGCCACCCGACCCAAGAGAAGACATTTGGAGCACAGGCCTCAGTTGCCACTGAACCCCAAGGGGCCGCG GTTGTGCCACAAGATCTCCAGGGCCTCCCAGACCAGCAGGCCAGTAAATCTGCTCTAAAGAGGTTAACAGAGGAG gtgcagtggctgcgGCTATCCCTACAGGAAATGCGGCCCTGGATAACAGAGGTCCCCAGGGTGCTCGCTGGGTCCTGGACACGTTCCGAGGCGCGCCCTCAGAGTCCCATGTCCGAGGCGGTGGGAAGCCCCAGCGAGCGGCTGCGAGCGCTGCTCAGGACTCGCGCAAGGCGCGTGGCGGAGACGGAAGCGCAGAGCTGGGCCCTGCAGCGACGCGGCCAGG AACTGAGCCGGCGCCTCCAAGCTGTGGCCTGTACGCGGGGCGGGATATCCCGCCTCTTCGGCCTGGAGCAGGAGATTCGAGAACTACGAACTGAGGCCGGTAGGACGCGGGGAGTTCTAGAGGTGTTGGGAGCCCGCATTCAGGAGCTGCAGGCGGAGCCAGG GAACCCGCTGAGCTCCGGGCGAAAGGCAAAACTCTATTCTCCAGTGCTAAAGGCCAACCCGGGAACTCTGGCTGCCGAAATCGG GGCCCTGCGGGAGGCCTACATTCGAGACGGAGGTCGGGACCCCGGTGTGCTGGGCCAGATATGGCAGTTGCAGGTGCAGGCGTCTGCACTGGAGCTGCAGCGGTCGCAGACCCGCAGAG GAAGGGCAGGTGCCACCTCAGGGGAGCTTCCAGTAGTGGAGGCTGAAAACCGGCGCCTGGAGGCAGAAATCTTGGCCTTGCAAATGCAGCGGAGTCAGGCAGCCTTGG GGCCCCGGGATCTGCGACTCCTGTGGGGTGCCAGCCTACAACCGAAGGGGAGGAGAGATCCCCCACTCCTCTCACCGCCAGTggcaccaccactgccaccacttcCAGGCTTCACGGAG CCACAGCTTCCTGGAACAATGACCAGAAACCTGGGCCTGGACCCACACTTCCTCCAACCCACATCGGACGTGCTGGGCCCTGCACCCTACGATCCTGG GGCTGGCCTGGTCATTTTCTATGATTTCCTGCGGGGCCTTGAGGCTTCCTGGATTTGGGTGCAACTAAGGACTGACTTGGCACGCGACGGACAGGATACAGGAGGGACCACAGCATTGCCCCCAGCCATTTGcctgcccccacctcctgctCCTGGGCCCATGGGCAACTGTGCTATCCTTGCCAGCAGGCAGCCTGTGCCCAG ACTGCCACCCTCACCATCAGTATCTTTGGTCTGTGAGCTGCAGGTCTGGCAGGGCCTGGCATGGGCTAGGGCACCACAGCCAAAGGCTTGGGTCTCACTTGGGCTATTTGACCAAGATCAGCGGGTGCTAAGCGGCCGCTGGCGCCTCCCACTTCGGGCCCTTCCTCTGGACCCCAGCCTTAGCCTCAGGCAGCTGAATGGGATTCCTCAGGTGAGTGTGGTGGGTGGGGATTGGGCATACAGCAAGGTACAAGTGCAATACCATTTCATCTCTCCTCAGGCAGGTCAGGCTGAGCTCTTTCTGCGGCTGGTGAATGCAAGAGATGCAGCTGTCCAGACACTGGCAGAGATCAATCCAGCAAGTGCCCATGAGTACCAGTACCCACCTCTGGTGAGGGCCCAGCTGCAGCTAGGGACACCACAGCTACCCATACCAGTGTGGCCAGCCTTTATTGACTACTGTATGCCAGTCATTACCAATGCTTTTCTGTTTGATCCTCACATCTCTATGAAGTCCTACTATGTAACAGATAAGGAAATCAAAGCAGGACCAGGTTAA
- the CCDC17 gene encoding coiled-coil domain-containing protein 17 isoform X8 gives MDSHSGEPALLPCGTCDMVFCSSALLATHTQRFCIGHPTQEKTFGAQASVATEPQGAAVVPQDLQGLPDQQASKSALKRLTEEVQWLRLSLQEMRPWITEVPRVLAGSWTRSEARPQSPMSEAVGSPSERLRALLRTRARRVAETEAQSWALQRRGQELSRRLQAVACTRGGISRLFGLEQEIRELRTEAGRTRGVLEVLGARIQELQAEPGNPLSSGRKAKLYSPVLKANPGTLAAEIGALREAYIRDGGRDPGVLGQIWQLQVQASALELQRSQTRRGRAGATSGELPVVEAENRRLEAEILALQMQRSQAALGPRDLRLLWGASLQPKGRRDPPLLSPPVAPPLPPLPGFTEPQLPGTMTRNLGLDPHFLQPTSDVLGPAPYDPGLPPSPSVSLVCELQVWQGLAWARAPQPKAWVSLGLFDQDQRVLSGRWRLPLRALPLDPSLSLRQLNGIPQAGQAELFLRLVNARDAAVQTLAEINPASAHEYQYPPLVSSTSSPEANFLTPTSGFADPPPRTEEPLSGVKDRDEGLGPHHSSDLPPVSF, from the exons ATGGACTCCCATTCTGGGGAGCCAGCGCTCCTGCCCTGTGGGACCTGTGACATGGTTTTCTGCTCCTCAGCTCTGTTAGCCACCCACACACAGCGCTTCTGCATTGGCCACCCGACCCAAGAGAAGACATTTGGAGCACAGGCCTCAGTTGCCACTGAACCCCAAGGGGCCGCG GTTGTGCCACAAGATCTCCAGGGCCTCCCAGACCAGCAGGCCAGTAAATCTGCTCTAAAGAGGTTAACAGAGGAG gtgcagtggctgcgGCTATCCCTACAGGAAATGCGGCCCTGGATAACAGAGGTCCCCAGGGTGCTCGCTGGGTCCTGGACACGTTCCGAGGCGCGCCCTCAGAGTCCCATGTCCGAGGCGGTGGGAAGCCCCAGCGAGCGGCTGCGAGCGCTGCTCAGGACTCGCGCAAGGCGCGTGGCGGAGACGGAAGCGCAGAGCTGGGCCCTGCAGCGACGCGGCCAGG AACTGAGCCGGCGCCTCCAAGCTGTGGCCTGTACGCGGGGCGGGATATCCCGCCTCTTCGGCCTGGAGCAGGAGATTCGAGAACTACGAACTGAGGCCGGTAGGACGCGGGGAGTTCTAGAGGTGTTGGGAGCCCGCATTCAGGAGCTGCAGGCGGAGCCAGG GAACCCGCTGAGCTCCGGGCGAAAGGCAAAACTCTATTCTCCAGTGCTAAAGGCCAACCCGGGAACTCTGGCTGCCGAAATCGG GGCCCTGCGGGAGGCCTACATTCGAGACGGAGGTCGGGACCCCGGTGTGCTGGGCCAGATATGGCAGTTGCAGGTGCAGGCGTCTGCACTGGAGCTGCAGCGGTCGCAGACCCGCAGAG GAAGGGCAGGTGCCACCTCAGGGGAGCTTCCAGTAGTGGAGGCTGAAAACCGGCGCCTGGAGGCAGAAATCTTGGCCTTGCAAATGCAGCGGAGTCAGGCAGCCTTGG GGCCCCGGGATCTGCGACTCCTGTGGGGTGCCAGCCTACAACCGAAGGGGAGGAGAGATCCCCCACTCCTCTCACCGCCAGTggcaccaccactgccaccacttcCAGGCTTCACGGAG CCACAGCTTCCTGGAACAATGACCAGAAACCTGGGCCTGGACCCACACTTCCTCCAACCCACATCGGACGTGCTGGGCCCTGCACCCTACGATCCTGG ACTGCCACCCTCACCATCAGTATCTTTGGTCTGTGAGCTGCAGGTCTGGCAGGGCCTGGCATGGGCTAGGGCACCACAGCCAAAGGCTTGGGTCTCACTTGGGCTATTTGACCAAGATCAGCGGGTGCTAAGCGGCCGCTGGCGCCTCCCACTTCGGGCCCTTCCTCTGGACCCCAGCCTTAGCCTCAGGCAGCTGAATGGGATTCCTCAG GCAGGTCAGGCTGAGCTCTTTCTGCGGCTGGTGAATGCAAGAGATGCAGCTGTCCAGACACTGGCAGAGATCAATCCAGCAAGTGCCCATGAGTACCAGTACCCACCTCTG GTGTCAAGCACATCTTCACCGGAAGCCAACTTCCTCACCCCCACATCTGGCTTTGCTGATCCCCCACCTCGTACAGAAGAGCCCCTCAGTGGAGTCAAGGATAGAGATGAGGGTTTGGGCCCTCACCACAGTTCTGACTTGCCCCCAGTGAGTTTCTGA
- the CCDC17 gene encoding coiled-coil domain-containing protein 17 isoform X9 has product MDSHSGEPALLPCGTCDMVFCSSALLATHTQRFCIGHPTQEKTFGAQASVATEPQGAAVVPQDLQGLPDQQASKSALKRLTEEVQWLRLSLQEMRPWITEVPRVLAGSWTRSEARPQSPMSEAVGSPSERLRALLRTRARRVAETEAQSWALQRRGQELSRRLQAVACTRGGISRLFGLEQEIRELRTEAGRTRGVLEVLGARIQELQAEPGNPLSSGRKAKLYSPVLKANPGTLAAEIGALREAYIRDGGRDPGVLGQIWQLQVQASALELQRSQTRRGRAGATSGELPVVEAENRRLEAEILALQMQRSQAALGPRDLRLLWGASLQPKGRRDPPLLSPPVAPPLPPLPGFTEPQLPGTMTRNLGLDPHFLQPTSDVLGPAPYDPGCQAHLHRKPTSSPPHLALLIPHLVQKSPSVESRIEMRVWALTTVLTCPQ; this is encoded by the exons ATGGACTCCCATTCTGGGGAGCCAGCGCTCCTGCCCTGTGGGACCTGTGACATGGTTTTCTGCTCCTCAGCTCTGTTAGCCACCCACACACAGCGCTTCTGCATTGGCCACCCGACCCAAGAGAAGACATTTGGAGCACAGGCCTCAGTTGCCACTGAACCCCAAGGGGCCGCG GTTGTGCCACAAGATCTCCAGGGCCTCCCAGACCAGCAGGCCAGTAAATCTGCTCTAAAGAGGTTAACAGAGGAG gtgcagtggctgcgGCTATCCCTACAGGAAATGCGGCCCTGGATAACAGAGGTCCCCAGGGTGCTCGCTGGGTCCTGGACACGTTCCGAGGCGCGCCCTCAGAGTCCCATGTCCGAGGCGGTGGGAAGCCCCAGCGAGCGGCTGCGAGCGCTGCTCAGGACTCGCGCAAGGCGCGTGGCGGAGACGGAAGCGCAGAGCTGGGCCCTGCAGCGACGCGGCCAGG AACTGAGCCGGCGCCTCCAAGCTGTGGCCTGTACGCGGGGCGGGATATCCCGCCTCTTCGGCCTGGAGCAGGAGATTCGAGAACTACGAACTGAGGCCGGTAGGACGCGGGGAGTTCTAGAGGTGTTGGGAGCCCGCATTCAGGAGCTGCAGGCGGAGCCAGG GAACCCGCTGAGCTCCGGGCGAAAGGCAAAACTCTATTCTCCAGTGCTAAAGGCCAACCCGGGAACTCTGGCTGCCGAAATCGG GGCCCTGCGGGAGGCCTACATTCGAGACGGAGGTCGGGACCCCGGTGTGCTGGGCCAGATATGGCAGTTGCAGGTGCAGGCGTCTGCACTGGAGCTGCAGCGGTCGCAGACCCGCAGAG GAAGGGCAGGTGCCACCTCAGGGGAGCTTCCAGTAGTGGAGGCTGAAAACCGGCGCCTGGAGGCAGAAATCTTGGCCTTGCAAATGCAGCGGAGTCAGGCAGCCTTGG GGCCCCGGGATCTGCGACTCCTGTGGGGTGCCAGCCTACAACCGAAGGGGAGGAGAGATCCCCCACTCCTCTCACCGCCAGTggcaccaccactgccaccacttcCAGGCTTCACGGAG CCACAGCTTCCTGGAACAATGACCAGAAACCTGGGCCTGGACCCACACTTCCTCCAACCCACATCGGACGTGCTGGGCCCTGCACCCTACGATCCTGG GTGTCAAGCACATCTTCACCGGAAGCCAACTTCCTCACCCCCACATCTGGCTTTGCTGATCCCCCACCTCGTACAGAAGAGCCCCTCAGTGGAGTCAAGGATAGAGATGAGGGTTTGGGCCCTCACCACAGTTCTGACTTGCCCCCAGTGA
- the CCDC17 gene encoding coiled-coil domain-containing protein 17 isoform X11, with protein MDSHSGEPALLPCGTCDMVFCSSALLATHTQRFCIGHPTQEKTFGAQASVATEPQGAAVVPQDLQGLPDQQASKSALKRLTEEVQWLRLSLQEMRPWITEVPRVLAGSWTRSEARPQSPMSEAVGSPSERLRALLRTRARRVAETEAQSWALQRRGQELSRRLQAVACTRGGISRLFGLEQEIRELRTEAGRTRGVLEVLGARIQELQAEPGNPLSSGRKAKLYSPVLKANPGTLAAEIGALREAYIRDGGRDPGVLGQIWQLQVQASALELQRSQTRRGRAGATSGELPVVEAENRRLEAEILALQMQRSQAALGPRDLRLLWGASLQPKGRRDPPLLSPPVAPPLPPLPGFTEGWPGHFL; from the exons ATGGACTCCCATTCTGGGGAGCCAGCGCTCCTGCCCTGTGGGACCTGTGACATGGTTTTCTGCTCCTCAGCTCTGTTAGCCACCCACACACAGCGCTTCTGCATTGGCCACCCGACCCAAGAGAAGACATTTGGAGCACAGGCCTCAGTTGCCACTGAACCCCAAGGGGCCGCG GTTGTGCCACAAGATCTCCAGGGCCTCCCAGACCAGCAGGCCAGTAAATCTGCTCTAAAGAGGTTAACAGAGGAG gtgcagtggctgcgGCTATCCCTACAGGAAATGCGGCCCTGGATAACAGAGGTCCCCAGGGTGCTCGCTGGGTCCTGGACACGTTCCGAGGCGCGCCCTCAGAGTCCCATGTCCGAGGCGGTGGGAAGCCCCAGCGAGCGGCTGCGAGCGCTGCTCAGGACTCGCGCAAGGCGCGTGGCGGAGACGGAAGCGCAGAGCTGGGCCCTGCAGCGACGCGGCCAGG AACTGAGCCGGCGCCTCCAAGCTGTGGCCTGTACGCGGGGCGGGATATCCCGCCTCTTCGGCCTGGAGCAGGAGATTCGAGAACTACGAACTGAGGCCGGTAGGACGCGGGGAGTTCTAGAGGTGTTGGGAGCCCGCATTCAGGAGCTGCAGGCGGAGCCAGG GAACCCGCTGAGCTCCGGGCGAAAGGCAAAACTCTATTCTCCAGTGCTAAAGGCCAACCCGGGAACTCTGGCTGCCGAAATCGG GGCCCTGCGGGAGGCCTACATTCGAGACGGAGGTCGGGACCCCGGTGTGCTGGGCCAGATATGGCAGTTGCAGGTGCAGGCGTCTGCACTGGAGCTGCAGCGGTCGCAGACCCGCAGAG GAAGGGCAGGTGCCACCTCAGGGGAGCTTCCAGTAGTGGAGGCTGAAAACCGGCGCCTGGAGGCAGAAATCTTGGCCTTGCAAATGCAGCGGAGTCAGGCAGCCTTGG GGCCCCGGGATCTGCGACTCCTGTGGGGTGCCAGCCTACAACCGAAGGGGAGGAGAGATCCCCCACTCCTCTCACCGCCAGTggcaccaccactgccaccacttcCAGGCTTCACGGAG GGCTGGCCTGGTCATTTTCTATGA
- the CCDC17 gene encoding coiled-coil domain-containing protein 17 isoform X4, whose amino-acid sequence MDSHSGEPALLPCGTCDMVFCSSALLATHTQRFCIGHPTQEKTFGAQASVATEPQGAAVVPQDLQGLPDQQASKSALKRLTEEVQWLRLSLQEMRPWITEVPRVLAGSWTRSEARPQSPMSEAVGSPSERLRALLRTRARRVAETEAQSWALQRRGQELSRRLQAVACTRGGISRLFGLEQEIRELRTEAGRTRGVLEVLGARIQELQAEPGNPLSSGRKAKLYSPVLKANPGTLAAEIGALREAYIRDGGRDPGVLGQIWQLQVQASALELQRSQTRRGRAGATSGELPVVEAENRRLEAEILALQMQRSQAALGPRDLRLLWGASLQPKGRRDPPLLSPPVAPPLPPLPGFTEPQLPGTMTRNLGLDPHFLQPTSDVLGPAPYDPGAGLVIFYDFLRGLEASWIWVQLRTDLARDGQDTGGTTALPPAICLPPPPAPGPMGNCAILASRQPVPRLPPSPSVSLVCELQVWQGLAWARAPQPKAWVSLGLFDQDQRVLSGRWRLPLRALPLDPSLSLRQLNGIPQAGQAELFLRLVNARDAAVQTLAEINPASAHEYQYPPLVRAQLQLGTPQLPIPVWPAFIDYCMPVITNAFLFDPHISMKSYYVTDKEIKAGPG is encoded by the exons ATGGACTCCCATTCTGGGGAGCCAGCGCTCCTGCCCTGTGGGACCTGTGACATGGTTTTCTGCTCCTCAGCTCTGTTAGCCACCCACACACAGCGCTTCTGCATTGGCCACCCGACCCAAGAGAAGACATTTGGAGCACAGGCCTCAGTTGCCACTGAACCCCAAGGGGCCGCG GTTGTGCCACAAGATCTCCAGGGCCTCCCAGACCAGCAGGCCAGTAAATCTGCTCTAAAGAGGTTAACAGAGGAG gtgcagtggctgcgGCTATCCCTACAGGAAATGCGGCCCTGGATAACAGAGGTCCCCAGGGTGCTCGCTGGGTCCTGGACACGTTCCGAGGCGCGCCCTCAGAGTCCCATGTCCGAGGCGGTGGGAAGCCCCAGCGAGCGGCTGCGAGCGCTGCTCAGGACTCGCGCAAGGCGCGTGGCGGAGACGGAAGCGCAGAGCTGGGCCCTGCAGCGACGCGGCCAGG AACTGAGCCGGCGCCTCCAAGCTGTGGCCTGTACGCGGGGCGGGATATCCCGCCTCTTCGGCCTGGAGCAGGAGATTCGAGAACTACGAACTGAGGCCGGTAGGACGCGGGGAGTTCTAGAGGTGTTGGGAGCCCGCATTCAGGAGCTGCAGGCGGAGCCAGG GAACCCGCTGAGCTCCGGGCGAAAGGCAAAACTCTATTCTCCAGTGCTAAAGGCCAACCCGGGAACTCTGGCTGCCGAAATCGG GGCCCTGCGGGAGGCCTACATTCGAGACGGAGGTCGGGACCCCGGTGTGCTGGGCCAGATATGGCAGTTGCAGGTGCAGGCGTCTGCACTGGAGCTGCAGCGGTCGCAGACCCGCAGAG GAAGGGCAGGTGCCACCTCAGGGGAGCTTCCAGTAGTGGAGGCTGAAAACCGGCGCCTGGAGGCAGAAATCTTGGCCTTGCAAATGCAGCGGAGTCAGGCAGCCTTGG GGCCCCGGGATCTGCGACTCCTGTGGGGTGCCAGCCTACAACCGAAGGGGAGGAGAGATCCCCCACTCCTCTCACCGCCAGTggcaccaccactgccaccacttcCAGGCTTCACGGAG CCACAGCTTCCTGGAACAATGACCAGAAACCTGGGCCTGGACCCACACTTCCTCCAACCCACATCGGACGTGCTGGGCCCTGCACCCTACGATCCTGG GGCTGGCCTGGTCATTTTCTATGATTTCCTGCGGGGCCTTGAGGCTTCCTGGATTTGGGTGCAACTAAGGACTGACTTGGCACGCGACGGACAGGATACAGGAGGGACCACAGCATTGCCCCCAGCCATTTGcctgcccccacctcctgctCCTGGGCCCATGGGCAACTGTGCTATCCTTGCCAGCAGGCAGCCTGTGCCCAG ACTGCCACCCTCACCATCAGTATCTTTGGTCTGTGAGCTGCAGGTCTGGCAGGGCCTGGCATGGGCTAGGGCACCACAGCCAAAGGCTTGGGTCTCACTTGGGCTATTTGACCAAGATCAGCGGGTGCTAAGCGGCCGCTGGCGCCTCCCACTTCGGGCCCTTCCTCTGGACCCCAGCCTTAGCCTCAGGCAGCTGAATGGGATTCCTCAG GCAGGTCAGGCTGAGCTCTTTCTGCGGCTGGTGAATGCAAGAGATGCAGCTGTCCAGACACTGGCAGAGATCAATCCAGCAAGTGCCCATGAGTACCAGTACCCACCTCTGGTGAGGGCCCAGCTGCAGCTAGGGACACCACAGCTACCCATACCAGTGTGGCCAGCCTTTATTGACTACTGTATGCCAGTCATTACCAATGCTTTTCTGTTTGATCCTCACATCTCTATGAAGTCCTACTATGTAACAGATAAGGAAATCAAAGCAGGACCAGGTTAA